A part of Mycolicibacterium sp. TUM20985 genomic DNA contains:
- a CDS encoding secretion protein EccK translates to MPLGPPATPPPAGPPPLGSGSAQSAATAGTGPGVNPASTAKTDPAAGVAPMPVSAARMERDTVASASTAGAMQRQRRNSSAALIHARRIAAALNMGTPQYGFFWVTGLTADGSIVVANSYGIGYIPDGVELPPQVTMASADESIAPTERAKWATYPILAIQGWAQAHDQKLRAVIATAEQFASFDPGIAKVVLQRDDIPQTGKMEGRNRLEVIAPETAARLASVADGALQDLLPVAPADSTPPDDRSAMLWFELTKPLMSTASNRGLTHLEAFVQYADHAQELALHKAHNALDAEVQRAAIADWVYWQHLSVLMSDAISADATV, encoded by the coding sequence ATGCCGCTCGGACCCCCGGCGACCCCACCGCCCGCCGGGCCACCCCCGCTAGGAAGCGGGTCCGCTCAGTCCGCCGCAACCGCCGGCACGGGCCCCGGGGTCAATCCGGCATCGACCGCCAAGACCGACCCCGCCGCGGGAGTGGCACCGATGCCCGTCTCGGCGGCTCGCATGGAACGCGACACCGTCGCCTCGGCATCCACCGCGGGAGCCATGCAACGACAACGACGCAACTCCAGTGCCGCCTTGATTCACGCACGCCGCATCGCCGCGGCGCTCAACATGGGCACCCCGCAGTACGGCTTCTTCTGGGTGACGGGCCTGACCGCCGACGGTTCGATCGTGGTGGCCAACAGCTACGGCATCGGCTACATCCCCGACGGCGTCGAACTACCACCGCAGGTCACGATGGCCTCGGCCGACGAATCCATCGCACCGACCGAACGCGCCAAGTGGGCCACCTACCCGATCCTCGCGATCCAGGGCTGGGCGCAGGCACACGACCAAAAGTTGCGGGCCGTCATCGCGACCGCCGAACAATTCGCCAGCTTCGATCCGGGCATCGCGAAAGTCGTTCTGCAGCGCGACGACATCCCGCAGACCGGCAAGATGGAAGGGCGCAACCGCCTCGAGGTGATCGCCCCCGAGACCGCCGCCCGCCTCGCCTCCGTGGCCGACGGCGCACTCCAAGATCTGCTGCCCGTCGCCCCCGCCGACTCGACACCGCCCGACGACCGGTCGGCGATGCTGTGGTTCGAGCTCACCAAACCGCTAATGAGCACCGCATCCAACCGCGGGCTCACGCACCTCGAGGCCTTCGTACAGTACGCCGACCACGCCCAAGAACTAGCACTTCACAAGGCGCACAACGCCCTTGACGCAGAGGTTCAGCGCGCGGCCATCGCAGATTGGGTCTACTGGCAGCACCTCAGTGTGCTCATGTCGGACGCGATCAGCGCCGACGCCACCGTCTAG
- the eccCb gene encoding type VII secretion protein EccCb, with protein sequence MTVQPEQRVLREVVLSQLGTGEMRAYRMWLPPLTDPTPVNELVARDRRQPLRFGLGIMDEPRRHRQEVWGIDVSAAGGNIAIGGAPQTGKSMFLQTLVLSASATHTPRQIQFYCVDMGGGGLMYLEDLPHVGGVATRSEPDRVNRVVAEMKAVLRQREATFKQYRVGSIAAYRQMREDPTSPAAADPFGDVFLIIDGWPAFVAEFPDLEPVVQDLAGQGLAYGVHTIISTPRWTELKSRVRDYLGTKVEFRLGDVNETQVDRMTRDIPANRAGRAISMEKHHLMMGVPRLDGLHGAHDIVAAISAAVEHIGSLHTDQAPQVRVLPERVYLHELDPSPPGPGSDYRTRWTVPLGLRESDLSVAYTPMHTTPHLLIFGAPKSGKTRIAHAVASAICARNDPSEVRFMLADYRSGLLDAVPQSHLLAAGAVNRNNASLEEAIKALAVNLKKRLPTPELTTAQLRSRSWWSGPDVVLLVDDWHMIVAASGMLSPMAPLAPLLPAAADIGLHIIVTCQMSQAHRATMDKFVGAAFGAGSPTIFLSGEKAEFPTSEFKLKRRPPGQALLVSPDGKEVIQAAYVDPPDEEVFVPPLTAR encoded by the coding sequence ATGACGGTCCAACCGGAACAACGGGTGTTACGGGAAGTCGTGCTGTCGCAGCTCGGCACGGGTGAGATGCGCGCGTATCGAATGTGGTTGCCCCCGTTGACCGATCCAACACCGGTCAACGAACTCGTCGCACGGGATCGTCGTCAGCCGCTGCGCTTCGGGCTCGGCATCATGGACGAACCGAGGCGCCACCGCCAAGAGGTGTGGGGTATCGACGTGTCGGCCGCAGGCGGCAACATCGCGATCGGCGGCGCGCCGCAGACCGGCAAGTCGATGTTCCTGCAGACGCTGGTGCTGTCCGCGTCGGCGACGCACACGCCGCGTCAGATTCAGTTCTACTGCGTGGACATGGGCGGCGGCGGCCTGATGTACCTCGAGGACCTGCCGCACGTCGGCGGGGTGGCCACGCGGTCCGAACCCGACCGCGTCAACCGGGTGGTCGCGGAGATGAAAGCCGTTCTGCGCCAACGTGAAGCAACGTTCAAGCAATACCGTGTCGGCTCCATCGCCGCCTACCGGCAGATGCGCGAGGACCCCACCAGCCCGGCCGCCGCCGACCCCTTCGGTGACGTGTTCCTGATCATCGACGGCTGGCCGGCGTTCGTCGCGGAGTTCCCCGACCTCGAACCCGTCGTGCAGGATCTAGCTGGTCAGGGTCTGGCCTATGGCGTCCACACGATCATCTCGACCCCGCGCTGGACGGAGCTCAAGTCGCGGGTCCGGGATTACCTCGGCACCAAGGTGGAGTTCCGCCTCGGCGACGTGAACGAAACCCAGGTCGACCGGATGACCCGTGACATCCCCGCCAACCGTGCCGGGCGCGCCATCTCGATGGAGAAGCACCACCTGATGATGGGCGTGCCGCGCTTGGACGGCTTGCACGGCGCCCACGACATCGTCGCCGCAATCTCGGCGGCCGTCGAGCACATCGGGTCGTTGCACACCGATCAGGCGCCGCAGGTCCGCGTGCTGCCGGAACGGGTGTACCTGCACGAGCTCGACCCGAGCCCGCCAGGCCCGGGAAGCGACTACCGCACGCGGTGGACGGTGCCGCTCGGACTGCGCGAGTCGGACCTCTCGGTGGCGTACACGCCGATGCACACGACGCCGCACCTGTTGATCTTCGGGGCGCCGAAGTCGGGCAAGACGCGCATCGCGCATGCGGTGGCGTCGGCGATCTGCGCGCGGAACGACCCGTCGGAGGTCCGGTTCATGCTGGCCGACTACCGGTCGGGCCTGCTGGACGCGGTCCCACAGAGCCACCTGCTGGCCGCTGGTGCGGTCAATCGCAACAACGCGAGTCTCGAAGAAGCAATCAAGGCGTTGGCAGTCAACTTGAAGAAGCGCTTGCCGACGCCGGAGCTCACGACTGCCCAACTGCGGTCGCGGTCCTGGTGGAGCGGGCCCGACGTCGTGCTGTTGGTCGACGACTGGCACATGATCGTCGCGGCGAGCGGCATGCTCTCGCCGATGGCCCCGCTGGCGCCGCTGCTTCCCGCGGCCGCGGACATCGGGCTGCACATCATCGTGACGTGCCAGATGAGCCAAGCGCACCGGGCGACGATGGACAAATTCGTGGGCGCTGCCTTCGGTGCGGGTTCGCCGACCATATTCCTCTCCGGCGAGAAGGCGGAGTTCCCGACGAGCGAGTTCAAGCTCAAGCGTCGACCGCCTGGTCAGGCCCTTCTCGTCTCGCCCGATGGCAAGGAAGTCATCCAGGCGGCGTACGTGGACCCCCCCGACGAAGAAGTGTTCGTACCACCTCTGACGGCCCGGTAA
- a CDS encoding MinD/ParA family ATP-binding protein, whose translation MSADYDRLFHSSEAAQAGEETATVDRDPLSPAAAAPKSPAHGRDESPSGPLPVAPTQAQSAPAPTTAPPPRPTEVTMQMPPTAQRVQNGMMRAPQSAAPTGARYEQRPATPAPQARPTSAPVPSQLYAEGQTAWPPPPLLAGQPAPTSAATIGNHRAIDALSHVGVRSAVKMPPQRGWRHLIYLLTRINLGLSSDELYEMDLHARIRRNARDSYQIGVFGLKGGVGKTALTVALGSSLSKIRGDRILAVDADPDGGNLADRAGRQSAATVADLLSDKDLSRYNDIRAYTSMNGSNLEVLSSEEYSGARREFNDEDWKGAVGIVSRYYNLVLADCGAGLFQPASRGVLATVSGLVIVASASIDGARQAAVTMDWLRQNGYQDLLGRSCVVINHVVPGKPNIDVDDLVQQFERHVSAGRVIVLPWDKHIAAGTEIQLDLLGGQFRRRVTELAAALSDDFDRLERR comes from the coding sequence ATGTCGGCCGACTATGACCGGCTCTTCCATTCCTCGGAGGCAGCACAGGCCGGCGAGGAGACCGCGACGGTAGACCGAGACCCGTTGTCTCCGGCGGCTGCGGCACCCAAGTCTCCCGCGCATGGTCGCGACGAGTCGCCGTCCGGCCCGCTTCCGGTCGCGCCCACGCAGGCTCAGTCGGCTCCTGCCCCGACCACGGCGCCGCCGCCCCGGCCCACCGAGGTGACGATGCAGATGCCTCCCACCGCACAGCGGGTGCAGAACGGGATGATGCGCGCGCCGCAGTCCGCGGCACCGACCGGGGCGCGGTACGAGCAGAGGCCCGCTACGCCGGCGCCGCAAGCCCGTCCCACCTCCGCACCGGTGCCGTCGCAGCTGTACGCCGAGGGACAAACGGCGTGGCCGCCGCCACCGCTGCTTGCAGGGCAACCGGCGCCGACCTCCGCAGCCACCATCGGCAACCATCGCGCCATCGATGCGCTGTCCCATGTCGGCGTGCGATCCGCGGTGAAGATGCCGCCGCAGCGCGGCTGGCGTCACCTGATCTATCTGCTGACGCGGATCAATCTGGGGCTGTCGTCCGACGAGCTCTACGAGATGGATCTGCACGCCCGGATCCGCCGGAACGCCCGCGACTCCTATCAGATCGGCGTGTTCGGGCTGAAGGGCGGCGTCGGCAAGACGGCCCTGACGGTGGCGCTGGGCTCGTCGTTGAGCAAGATTCGCGGTGACCGCATCCTGGCCGTCGACGCCGATCCCGATGGTGGCAACCTCGCCGACCGAGCCGGGCGTCAGTCGGCAGCGACGGTGGCAGATCTGTTGTCCGACAAGGACTTGAGCCGGTACAACGACATCCGCGCCTACACGAGCATGAACGGTTCCAACCTCGAAGTGCTCTCCTCGGAGGAGTACAGCGGCGCGCGGCGCGAGTTCAACGACGAGGATTGGAAGGGCGCCGTCGGCATCGTGTCGCGGTACTACAACCTCGTCCTCGCCGACTGTGGCGCCGGTTTGTTCCAGCCCGCCTCGCGTGGCGTGCTTGCCACGGTGTCGGGCCTCGTGATCGTGGCGAGTGCCTCCATCGATGGGGCCCGGCAAGCCGCGGTCACCATGGACTGGTTGCGGCAGAACGGGTATCAGGATCTGCTCGGCCGTTCGTGTGTCGTGATCAACCACGTCGTGCCGGGCAAGCCGAACATCGACGTCGACGACCTGGTGCAGCAGTTCGAGCGCCACGTTTCCGCCGGCCGCGTCATCGTGCTGCCGTGGGACAAGCACATCGCTGCGGGCACCGAGATCCAACTCGACCTCCTCGGCGGGCAGTTCCGCAGGCGCGTCACCGAACTCGCCGCGGCACTGTCCGACGACTTCGACAGGCTCGAACGTCGTTGA
- a CDS encoding PPE domain-containing protein, with protein sequence MADEVKVITQDLRTKAVEIENIQFSGLMSKPLVIPPDQLTLSKTAVDNLNQNASFLYRNQDYGDREGDRLAETLQSVAEAYDLADASAAANIDGIGAPQTPKLNTIPAPTMPAPMGSPLGLTADEIGDVEVAQQQLSAGDHGASLREAAAQWMANGNALQASSQQFKVKIENWEGDAADQAYAKFVSYGEWLSQLGESWQKLAAEAMRISDAHVKALLNHTPVYQNYEQLKSQMIAAIANGGSAAHTLGLEMEELQRQSEEIIEGYSKEAAPQRVTPPTPPPSGVPAVPVTGNGKPRKSGPGSDFQTPPGSGTGGGGGGGGGQPPSMSPPTASPLGADPAGGGAPQTGESPAGAGAGAGGGQPSGGGAPSGGAPGGGMPSLPGSGPEDMPALLDDPSLHPASADAGGGAGGGSGGGAGGGGAGSIPLQPNVGGVSVAPGPTAGGTGGGPAGAGGPGGAMGGGMGGAHGGQAQGGKEKRRTPGLSPDEDLYVEDRDYTEEVIGDRKRRTVQDSKDSK encoded by the coding sequence GTGGCCGACGAAGTGAAGGTCATCACGCAGGATCTACGCACCAAAGCGGTCGAGATCGAGAACATTCAGTTCAGCGGTCTGATGAGCAAGCCGCTCGTGATCCCACCAGACCAGCTGACGCTCTCCAAGACCGCCGTCGACAACCTGAATCAGAACGCCAGCTTCCTCTATCGCAACCAGGACTACGGCGACCGCGAGGGCGATCGCTTGGCGGAGACCCTGCAGTCGGTCGCCGAAGCCTACGACCTGGCCGACGCCTCCGCCGCGGCGAACATCGACGGCATCGGCGCCCCTCAGACGCCCAAGCTGAACACCATCCCCGCGCCGACGATGCCCGCTCCCATGGGGAGTCCACTCGGCCTGACGGCCGACGAGATCGGCGACGTCGAAGTGGCCCAGCAGCAGCTGTCGGCGGGAGACCATGGCGCCTCGCTGCGCGAAGCGGCAGCGCAGTGGATGGCCAACGGGAACGCGCTTCAGGCGTCGTCCCAGCAGTTCAAGGTGAAGATCGAGAACTGGGAGGGCGATGCCGCCGACCAGGCCTACGCGAAGTTCGTCAGCTACGGCGAATGGCTCTCGCAGCTCGGGGAGTCCTGGCAGAAGCTGGCGGCCGAGGCAATGCGGATATCGGACGCCCACGTCAAGGCGCTCCTCAACCACACGCCCGTCTATCAGAACTATGAGCAGCTGAAGAGTCAGATGATCGCTGCGATCGCGAACGGCGGAAGTGCCGCGCACACCCTCGGCCTCGAGATGGAGGAGCTACAGCGCCAGTCCGAGGAGATCATCGAGGGCTACTCGAAAGAAGCCGCCCCGCAACGGGTCACACCGCCGACGCCACCCCCGAGCGGGGTGCCGGCCGTGCCGGTGACGGGTAACGGCAAGCCGCGTAAGTCCGGCCCCGGCTCGGACTTCCAGACGCCGCCGGGAAGTGGTACCGGAGGCGGCGGAGGGGGTGGCGGTGGTCAGCCGCCGTCGATGTCGCCACCCACCGCGTCGCCGCTTGGTGCGGATCCAGCTGGCGGCGGAGCGCCTCAGACGGGGGAGTCCCCGGCGGGCGCTGGCGCCGGTGCTGGCGGGGGCCAACCGTCTGGCGGTGGAGCGCCGTCCGGCGGAGCACCGGGCGGCGGTATGCCCAGCCTGCCCGGTAGCGGACCGGAGGACATGCCTGCGCTGCTCGACGATCCCAGCCTGCACCCTGCGTCGGCTGACGCAGGCGGTGGCGCCGGGGGCGGTTCGGGCGGTGGCGCCGGGGGCGGAGGCGCCGGGTCGATCCCGCTGCAGCCCAACGTTGGTGGTGTGTCGGTGGCGCCGGGCCCGACGGCAGGCGGGACGGGTGGCGGGCCCGCTGGGGCAGGCGGACCGGGCGGCGCGATGGGCGGCGGCATGGGTGGCGCGCATGGTGGTCAGGCCCAGGGCGGCAAGGAGAAGCGCCGGACGCCGGGGCTCTCGCCGGATGAGGACCTCTACGTCGAAGACCGCGACTACACCGAAGAGGTCATCGGGGACCGCAAGCGCAGAACCGTTCAGGATTCGAAGGATTCGAAATGA
- a CDS encoding PE family protein: MQPLEHNPGAVGVGSEVVSNGVRGLATGTAAGAAVSALAPAGAEEVSLQAALAFATEGIQAMAINALAQEELSRAGAAYVEAAGIYTAVDESGAATLS, translated from the coding sequence ATGCAACCACTTGAGCACAACCCGGGCGCCGTAGGAGTCGGGTCGGAGGTCGTCTCGAACGGCGTTCGCGGTCTGGCTACGGGAACTGCCGCAGGTGCCGCGGTCAGCGCACTTGCACCGGCCGGAGCCGAGGAGGTGTCGCTGCAGGCGGCCCTCGCGTTCGCTACCGAGGGCATCCAGGCGATGGCCATCAACGCCCTCGCGCAAGAGGAGTTGTCGCGCGCCGGTGCGGCATACGTCGAAGCCGCCGGCATCTATACGGCGGTCGACGAATCCGGCGCCGCCACGCTTTCGTAA
- a CDS encoding WXG100 family type VII secretion target translates to MPQMNTDAAVLAKEASNFERISDELKQVIAAVDMTANSLKAQWTGQAGVAAQMALQRFDAAAATQIQELNDISNNIHTSGTQYTSTDDDQAGNLAHLMQL, encoded by the coding sequence ATGCCCCAGATGAATACCGATGCCGCTGTCCTCGCCAAAGAGGCCAGTAACTTCGAGCGCATCTCCGATGAATTGAAGCAAGTGATCGCCGCGGTCGACATGACCGCCAATTCCCTGAAGGCGCAGTGGACCGGTCAGGCCGGGGTCGCCGCGCAGATGGCTCTGCAGCGTTTCGACGCCGCTGCCGCGACGCAGATTCAGGAGCTCAACGACATCTCGAACAACATCCACACCTCTGGTACCCAGTACACCTCGACGGATGACGACCAGGCCGGCAACCTCGCCCACTTGATGCAGCTCTGA
- the eccD gene encoding type VII secretion integral membrane protein EccD — protein MTATAAAPSTSGVTPGRPATTRVTILTGRRMTDLVLPAAAPVETYIDETVTVLGELLEDTPADVLAGFDFKAQGEWAFARPGAPPLKAAESLDDAGVVDGSLLTLVSVSRTERYRPLVEDVIDAIAVLDESPEFDRTALNRFVGLAIPVVTVVVSIIGLVSWSKTGHGWWWTLALGLLGVGVLVGSMVARNRYDNLNTSESLLVAALAPLAAAAALAVPLPAGIDGLGAPNVAGAGAVILLIVLATRGGPRKRAEMASFLAIAAVAVTAAAVAYGYGWQAWVPAGAIAFGMIVVTNAAKLTVAVARIALPPIPAPGETVANDELLDPVSTNDASDEESPTWQAIIASVPESAVRLTERSHLAKQLLVGFLSAGASVLAAGAITVVVQGHFFVHSLIVAGLVTTVCGFRSRLYAERWCAWALLAAAIVIPTGVMVRLSVWYPDTAWLVLSIYVAGVVIALILVGATEGVRRVSPVTKRILELLDGAAIAAVIPLLLWIAGVYDVLRNIRF, from the coding sequence TTGACCGCCACGGCCGCCGCACCTAGCACGTCGGGCGTGACGCCCGGCAGGCCCGCGACGACCCGGGTGACCATCCTGACCGGGCGGCGCATGACCGACCTCGTGCTGCCTGCGGCTGCGCCGGTCGAGACGTACATCGACGAGACCGTGACGGTGCTCGGCGAGCTGCTGGAGGACACGCCCGCAGATGTGTTGGCAGGGTTCGACTTCAAGGCCCAGGGGGAGTGGGCCTTCGCCCGGCCGGGAGCGCCCCCGCTGAAGGCGGCCGAGTCGCTCGACGACGCTGGCGTCGTGGACGGCTCGCTGTTGACGTTGGTGTCGGTGAGTCGCACGGAGCGGTACCGACCGCTCGTCGAGGACGTCATCGACGCGATCGCCGTGCTCGACGAGTCACCGGAGTTCGATCGCACCGCGTTGAACAGGTTCGTGGGGCTGGCCATTCCCGTCGTCACCGTGGTGGTCTCGATCATCGGACTGGTGAGCTGGTCGAAGACGGGGCACGGCTGGTGGTGGACCCTGGCGCTCGGCCTGCTCGGTGTCGGCGTCCTCGTCGGCAGCATGGTGGCGCGCAATCGATATGACAACCTGAACACTTCGGAGAGCCTGCTGGTTGCGGCGCTCGCGCCCCTCGCGGCGGCGGCCGCGTTGGCGGTTCCTCTGCCCGCAGGCATCGACGGACTGGGCGCACCCAACGTCGCGGGTGCCGGTGCGGTGATCCTGCTAATCGTCCTCGCGACGCGGGGCGGTCCGCGTAAACGTGCGGAGATGGCGTCGTTCCTCGCGATCGCGGCCGTCGCAGTCACCGCGGCGGCCGTGGCCTACGGCTACGGGTGGCAGGCCTGGGTGCCTGCAGGCGCCATCGCCTTCGGCATGATCGTCGTGACCAACGCCGCCAAGCTGACCGTCGCCGTCGCACGGATCGCGCTGCCGCCCATCCCGGCACCCGGTGAGACTGTCGCGAATGATGAACTGCTCGACCCTGTCTCGACCAACGATGCCTCCGACGAGGAATCCCCCACGTGGCAAGCGATCATCGCGTCCGTGCCGGAATCGGCGGTACGTCTGACCGAGCGCAGCCATCTGGCCAAGCAGCTCCTGGTCGGTTTCCTGTCCGCGGGCGCCTCGGTGCTGGCCGCCGGCGCGATCACGGTGGTGGTGCAGGGGCACTTCTTCGTTCACAGCCTGATCGTCGCGGGGCTGGTGACGACGGTGTGTGGCTTCCGCTCCCGGTTGTACGCCGAAAGATGGTGTGCCTGGGCGCTTCTGGCCGCGGCCATTGTCATTCCCACCGGTGTGATGGTGAGGCTCAGCGTGTGGTACCCAGACACCGCCTGGCTGGTGCTGAGCATCTACGTCGCGGGTGTGGTCATTGCGCTGATCCTGGTGGGCGCGACCGAGGGTGTGCGCAGGGTGTCGCCGGTGACCAAGCGCATTCTCGAACTGCTCGACGGTGCGGCGATCGCGGCGGTGATCCCCTTGCTGCTGTGGATCGCGGGAGTCTATGACGTCTTACGGAACATTAGGTTCTGA
- a CDS encoding PPE family protein, whose amino-acid sequence MSAVPAMLAMFYGALPPEVNTARLMAGAGIEPMYQAAAGWEALAISLETQAEELAGSLAALQGSWQGSGSERAVQATTPMVAWLRTTAMQAQKRAMQAIAQATAYTSAMVTTPPLPEIEMNHVTHATLEATNFLGVNAVPIGVNESDYFVRMWNQAAGAMEGYQAETTLNTLFEPIPPMTPIVMPGVGESTVSGAVAQNAALLPGSMMRETAFAHVTADGQLQSVALKAGNLASQGNMAAQRGEGQAQKAENAGQQGQGMQQGVQMATQMASQGVSMIGQLPQQAMQPMQQLTQPLQQVTQLFSQMGSSFGSDKAQVGLIGASPVSSHPLAGGIGASSGAGLVRAASLPGMGGTSTRSPLMSSLVGPSTAPPSAVPGAAAGLGGPGLAPVGGGGGGPMGAMGQNGKSGGSRTALKVPSPLPLDEDDEDDW is encoded by the coding sequence ATGTCCGCAGTGCCCGCAATGCTGGCGATGTTCTACGGAGCATTGCCACCTGAGGTGAACACTGCGCGGCTGATGGCTGGGGCCGGCATCGAGCCGATGTACCAGGCCGCGGCCGGCTGGGAGGCACTGGCGATCTCGCTGGAGACGCAGGCCGAGGAGCTCGCCGGAAGCCTTGCGGCACTTCAGGGTTCATGGCAGGGGTCGGGTAGCGAGCGGGCCGTGCAGGCGACCACGCCGATGGTGGCCTGGCTGCGCACGACCGCGATGCAGGCGCAGAAGCGGGCGATGCAGGCCATCGCCCAGGCGACGGCGTACACCTCCGCGATGGTGACTACCCCGCCGTTGCCGGAGATCGAGATGAACCACGTCACGCACGCGACACTGGAGGCCACGAACTTCCTCGGGGTCAACGCGGTGCCGATCGGGGTCAACGAGTCGGACTACTTCGTGCGCATGTGGAATCAGGCCGCCGGCGCCATGGAGGGTTACCAGGCGGAGACGACGCTCAACACGCTCTTCGAGCCCATCCCGCCGATGACCCCGATCGTCATGCCCGGCGTGGGGGAGAGCACGGTGTCTGGGGCGGTGGCCCAGAACGCTGCCCTGCTGCCGGGGTCGATGATGCGCGAGACGGCGTTCGCGCACGTTACGGCCGACGGGCAACTCCAGTCCGTAGCGCTCAAGGCCGGCAACCTGGCCAGCCAGGGCAACATGGCCGCCCAGCGCGGCGAGGGCCAGGCGCAGAAGGCAGAGAACGCCGGTCAGCAGGGCCAGGGCATGCAGCAGGGTGTCCAAATGGCCACGCAGATGGCCTCGCAGGGCGTCTCGATGATCGGGCAGTTGCCACAGCAGGCGATGCAGCCCATGCAGCAGCTCACCCAACCGCTGCAGCAGGTGACCCAGCTCTTCAGCCAGATGGGCAGCAGTTTCGGCTCGGATAAGGCGCAAGTCGGTCTTATCGGGGCGAGCCCCGTGTCTAGCCACCCGTTGGCTGGCGGGATCGGTGCCAGTTCGGGTGCGGGCCTGGTCCGGGCGGCGTCGCTGCCCGGAATGGGTGGCACGTCGACGCGAAGCCCGTTGATGTCGAGCCTGGTGGGTCCGTCCACGGCACCTCCCTCGGCGGTGCCCGGCGCCGCGGCGGGATTGGGAGGCCCCGGTCTGGCGCCGGTGGGTGGCGGAGGCGGTGGCCCGATGGGCGCGATGGGGCAGAACGGCAAGAGCGGCGGGAGCAGGACGGCGTTGAAGGTCCCCTCCCCGCTGCCGTTGGACGAAGACGACGAAGACGACTGGTAA
- a CDS encoding type VII secretion target: MTGPVLRVDPTVLQDAGARFGEAGDGLAGMASGQSLDAAAAGVSQLTTAAACRSAQQSISAEMRAAADGARQFGVSLTAAADQYLRQDQAAASAVEGVQI; encoded by the coding sequence ATGACCGGACCGGTCCTAAGGGTCGATCCGACGGTACTGCAGGACGCGGGTGCTCGCTTCGGTGAGGCGGGCGACGGACTTGCCGGAATGGCGTCCGGTCAATCGCTGGACGCTGCGGCGGCCGGGGTGTCGCAGCTGACGACCGCGGCAGCGTGTCGGTCTGCGCAACAATCGATTTCGGCAGAGATGAGGGCCGCGGCGGATGGTGCCCGGCAGTTCGGTGTCAGCCTCACTGCGGCCGCCGACCAGTACCTTCGGCAGGACCAGGCCGCGGCGAGCGCCGTCGAGGGTGTCCAGATCTAG
- a CDS encoding WXG100 family type VII secretion target gives MTEQTWNFAGIEGGSGEIMGAVGQTAGLLDEGKASLASLAAVWGGTGSEAYQAVQAKWDQTSTELNAALQNLAQTISESGQTMAQTEAGVTGMFT, from the coding sequence ATGACTGAACAGACTTGGAATTTCGCGGGAATCGAAGGCGGCTCGGGCGAGATCATGGGCGCCGTCGGCCAGACCGCCGGACTGCTCGACGAGGGCAAGGCCTCCTTGGCGTCGCTCGCCGCGGTATGGGGCGGCACCGGCTCGGAGGCGTACCAGGCGGTGCAGGCCAAGTGGGACCAAACCTCCACCGAGCTCAACGCGGCGCTGCAGAACCTGGCGCAGACCATCAGCGAATCCGGCCAGACGATGGCCCAGACCGAAGCCGGCGTGACCGGGATGTTCACCTGA
- a CDS encoding YbaB/EbfC family nucleoid-associated protein, with product MTEDMHPQVASVLKQAQRLQSLMDDQLEKMAGESFTATDETETVEVTLNGHHWLTEVFIEEGLLRLGAETVEARVNEALQNAGASAAASMEADRERIDSVVAEITSELNDANE from the coding sequence ATGACCGAGGACATGCACCCGCAGGTGGCCTCGGTGCTGAAGCAGGCGCAGCGTCTGCAGTCGTTGATGGACGATCAGCTCGAGAAGATGGCCGGTGAATCGTTCACCGCGACCGACGAGACCGAGACCGTCGAGGTCACGTTGAACGGGCATCACTGGTTGACCGAGGTGTTCATCGAGGAGGGCCTGTTGCGGCTGGGCGCCGAGACGGTCGAGGCGAGGGTAAACGAGGCTCTGCAGAACGCAGGCGCGAGCGCGGCGGCGTCGATGGAGGCGGATCGCGAGCGGATCGACTCGGTGGTCGCAGAAATCACCTCGGAACTCAACGATGCCAACGAGTAG